One region of Miscanthus floridulus cultivar M001 chromosome 19, ASM1932011v1, whole genome shotgun sequence genomic DNA includes:
- the LOC136528086 gene encoding uncharacterized protein — protein sequence MSGTPAASSSLQAALSYCVRQVRAYDYHHYLCLLHLPPDMRKAAFTFRAFNVETAKAMDVVSDPRTGLMRLLWWKDAVDKVFANKLVEHPVAQALSSVIADHKVSKHWLKQSVEARINDANRDEGTIPETSAELERYVEDTQSTILYMTLQAGGIQSTVADHAASHIGKASGLLLLLKALPHHVNKQGTVPYIPASVAEECGLLTREGGRSEVRMDERLPDAVFKVASVAEAHLHKARELASSVPKDAIPVLLPTLPAQVLLDTLRRCEFNVFDSRLSRGVHGVSPLWYQLKLNWNAWRSKY from the coding sequence ATGAGTGGCACGCCAGCAGCAAGCAGCAGCCTACAGGCAGCCCTCTCATACTGTGTCAGGCAAGTCCGTGCCTATGACTACCACCACTACCTCTGCCTTCTCCACCTGCCTCCGGACATGCGCAAGGCTGCGTTCACCTTCCGCGCCTTCAACGTTGAGACGGCAAAGGCCATGGACGTCGTGTCTGACCCTCGGACTGGCCTCATGCGCCTCCTCTGGTGGAAGGACGCCGTCGACAAGGTCTTTGCCAACAAGCTGGTCGAGCACCCCGTTGCCCAGGCGCTCTCTTCGGTCATTGCAGACCACAAGGTGAGCAAGCACTGGCTCAAGCAGTCTGTGGAGGCAAGGATAAACGATGCCAACCGTGACGAGGGCACCATTCCCGAGACGAGCGCTGAGTTGGAGAGGTACGTGGAAGACACCCAGTCCACCATCCTTTACATGACCCTGCAGGCTGGTGGGATACAGTCCACCGTCGCTGATCACGCCGCCTCTCACATCGGCAAAGCCAGCGGGCTTCTGTTACTGCTCAAGGCACTGCCTCACCATGTAAATAAGCAAGGGACAGTACCTTATATCCCAGCTAGTGTGGCTGAGGAATGTGGCCTACTCACACGGGAGGGTGGCAGATCAGAGGTCAGGATGGACGAGAGGCTGCCAGACGCAGTTTTCAAGGTTGCATCTGTTGCTGAGGCTCACCTGCACAAGGCACGGGAGCTTGCATCGTCGGTGCCTAAAGACGCGATCCCCGTGCTCCTCCCAACCTTGCCGGCCCAGGTCCTCCTGGATACCCTGCGAAGATGTGAGTTCAATGTGTTTGATTCTCGGTTGTCGAGGGGAGTCCACGGGGTCTCTCCTCTGTGGTATCAGCTCAAGCTTAACTGGAACGCGTGGCGAAGCAAGTACTGA
- the LOC136528084 gene encoding uncharacterized protein produces the protein MLLLRANTLAAVPASFSTVPAASYSYFPWPSSLSTTAARCSVGSTARLAAAVQFDPLRSGSGSDSDPWVQPDGVVTAEGGEEQQRDDSEGDSTDWEEEGPQGSDPKGISGIHVPRQCYIAVPKAALLDAVLSQFASDADAADFKRCARCLDAILHAEHKRMLEEMRTSYMLTQRHQEEGDGSATNNSSTSDVVNGKDSSGFFGITQQDGTLFLTRSLGLRTLLGLTPDPDSQTRVAFATQFQRSFMNLLRNAQFEELSAQDLLLTYALNSDYLLTLPIYVDWKKAAQSNAIIFRRGYATERQKGLLLVEKLDYLQSKFLQNVFFGLSKPLKKPGKWLNEALKRSTDNPGFQIWIDKLRLWLKEQTYADNSLLLIESSSWDKLSSDQLPDADVPIWIAAQRAVSRYEGILSPVGPRGRLLRKLLKWTGFIPSLPEATIRSNNETKHLEGHVRPNFLPRITLANIWEPASRESCNNNIWEIVKASFGILFGRSTLQEPAFQELILLYTDEAAQSEKKDTSEMLPLQLKIYERIPIPDLPVVFPHKELSFRILDTVRLDIATVIGLLAYVVNYKFESLASSPSAFLLDIVAGSALVILVFRVALGYKQTRDRYQLLVNKTLYEKTLASGFGSVYFLLDASEQQQYKEALLAYAMLLCRKKYQVSSRASIKDTCEQFMYEKFKAKIEMPIDKAMETLLRLGLVIELPTDGGSSVIGLPCSEAYEILKSRWDGLLEQETEQG, from the exons ATGCTCCTCCTGCGCGCCAACACGCTCGCCGCCGTACCGGCCTCCTTCTCCACGGTGCCGGCGGCGTCCTATAGTTACTTCCCCTGGCCCTCTTCCTTATCCACCACTGCCGCGCGCTGCTCCGTCGGCTCCACCGCCAGGCTCGCCGCCGCCGTGCAGTTCGATCCCCTCCGCTCCGGCTCaggctccgactccgacccgtggGTGCAGCCCGACGGCGTGGTCACCGCGGAGGGCGGCGAAGAGCAGCAACGCGATGACTCGGAGGGGGACTCCACCGACTGGGAAGAGGAAGGGCCCCAAGGATCGGACCCCAAGGGCATCTCCGGCATCCACGTGCCGCGCCAGTGCTACATCGCCGTCCCCAAGGCGGCCCTCCTCGACGCCGTCCTCTCGCAGTTCGCgtccgacgccgacgccgcggaCTTCAAGCGCTGCGCCAG ATGCTTGGACGCCATCCTTCACGCCGAGCACAAGAGGATGCTCGAGGAGATGCGCACCTCTTACATGCTCACGCAACGCCACCAGGAGGAGGGCGATGGCAGTGCCACTAACAATTCTTCGACCTCCGACGTCGTCAACGGCAAAGACTCCTCTGGATTTTTCGGCATTACCCAACAAGACGGCACGTTGTTCCTTACTAGAAGCTTAGGCTTGAGAACTCTGCTCGGATTAACCCCAGACCCTGATTCCCAGACCag agttgctTTTGCAACTCAGTTTCAGCGTTCCTTCATGAACCTACTACGCAATGCTCAGTTTGAAGAGCTCTCCGCACAAGATCTGCTCTTGACGTACGCCCTGAATAGTGATTACCTCCTCACGCTGCCCATTTATGTCGATTGGAAGAAGGCTGCTCAATCTAATGCAATAATATTCAG GCGTGGATATGCGACCGAGAGACAGAAAGGCCTCCTGTTGGTTGAGAAACTTGATTACTTGCAATCAAAATTCTTGCAGAATGTCTTCTTCGGCCTCTCCAAGCCCTTGAAAAAGCCAGGCAAATGGCTTAATGAG GCTTTGAAAAGATCAACAGATAATCCGGGATTTCAGATCTGGATCGACAAATTAAGACTCTGGCTTAAAGAGCAAACTTATGCAGATAATTCACTGCTGTTGATAGAAAGCTCTTCATGGGACAAGCTTAGTTCTGATCAGTTACCTGATGCAGATGTTCCTATTTGGATCGCTGCACAAAGGGCAGTCTCTCGTTATGAAGGAATTCTGTCACCTGTTGGTCCTCGTGGAAGACTGTTAAGAAAATTGCTTAAATGGACTGGATTTATACCTTCTCTGCCAGAAGCAACGATAAGATCCAACAATGAAACTAAACATCTTGAAGGACATGTGAG GCCAAACTTTCTACCAAGAATTACCCTTGCTAATATATGGGAACCTGCAAGCAGAGAATCTTGCAATAACAATATCTGGGAGATAGTGAAAGCTTCTTTTGGTATTCTGTTTGGGAGGTCTACTCTTCAG GAACCAGCATTCCAGGAGTTAATACTACTTTACACTGATGAAGCTGCTCAAAGTGAAAAGAAGGATACATCTGAGATGCTTCCACTACAACTGAAAATTTATGAGAGGATTCCTATCCCAGATCTGCCA GTAGTTTTTCCCCACAAGGAATTGTCCTTCCGCATCCTAGATACA GTAAGGCTAGATATTGCTACTGTAATAGGTCTATTGGCATATGTCGTGAACTACAAATTTGAGAGTTTAGCCTCATCTCC GTCAGCTTTTCTTCTTGATATAGTTGCTGGTAGTGCACTTGTCATACTTGTGTTCCGTGTGGCACTGGGCTACAAACAGACCCGGGATAGATACCAG CTTCTGGTGAATAAAACACTATATGAGAAGACATTGGCAAGTGGGTTTGGCTCGGTTTACTTCCTTCTCGATGCTTCTGAGCAACAACAG TACAAAGAAGCACTTTTGGCATATGCGATGTTACTCTGCAGAAAGAAGTATCAG GTATCATCTCGTGCAAGCATAAAAGATACATGCGAGCAGTTTATGTACGAGAaattcaaggcaaag ATTGAGATGCCGATTGACAAGGCGATGGAGACACTACTGCGGCTGGGGCTGGTGATTGAGCTTCCAACCGATGGTGGGTCAAGCGTGATTGGTCTCCCATGTTCGGAGGCATACGAAATCCTGAAAAGCCGTTGGGATGGCTTGTTGGAACAGGAGACAGAGCAAG GATGA